The Cryobacterium roopkundense sequence ATGCGGGAGTGCCCTGACACGACGCGCAGCAGTGCCTTGCGCTTCTCGGCGGCGGAAAGCTTGCCGGTGAGGAGGGTGGGCATGAGTTCCGCTGCGAGGTCCGGGCCGAGCATAGCCACGATTGAGCGCACGTGCTGGCCGGCGAGCACTTCGGTGGGGGCCAGCAGGGCAGCCTGTCCCCCGCTGTCGGCCACAGCCAGCATGGCTCGCACGGCCACGACGGTCTTACCCGAACCAACCTCGCCCTGCAGGAGCCGGTTCATGGGGTTGGGCTGGCCCATGTCGAAGGCGATCTCGGCCGCAGTGATTTCCTGGTCAACGGTGAGAACGAAGGGCAGAGCTGCGTCGAAGCGCTCGAGGAACCCACCGGGCGCGGGCACCCGTGGTGTGGTGAGTTGCTCCCTCGCCAGGCTGTGTTTCTGCGCGAGGGCCGCCTGAAGGACCCATGCTTCGGTGAAGCGCAGCGTGGCCTGGGCGCCCCGCCATTGCTCGTTGTCCTCGGGATGGTGAATGAGCACGAGGGCGTCGCGGTGGGCCAGCAGCCCCTGTTCCACCCGAAGTTCCTCGGGCACGGGGTCGGGCACGTCTCCGAGACCCTGCAAGGCGAGCTCGACGGATGCCTCGATCGTCATACTCGAGACGCTCGCGGTGGCGGGATAGATCGGAACGACTTCGCGCAGCATCCGTCTGGCTTTGGGATCGACCTCGGCCGCCTCCGCGGCCTCGATTTCGGCCTCGAAGGTGCGGTAGTCGGGGTGCGCGAGCTGGAGCGTGCCCTTGTAGTTGGTCACCCGTCCGGCGAAGATGCCACGCACACCCGGCCGGAGGTCGGTCAGCCGCCAGTCCATGCGCCGTTTACCGAAGAACGTGAGGGCGAGGATGCCCCGGCCGTCCGAGATTTTCGCGGAGACGATCCAGCCAGGCCGGCCCTTCATAGGGCTCTGAGACGACGCGAGCACCTCGGCTACGATCGTGACGTGTTCGTTCAGCGGCAACTCGCTCAGCGGGGCGAGCTCGCCGCGCTGGGCATAGCGACGGGGGTAGTGTCCGAGCAGGTCGGCGACGTTGGCCATGCCGAAGGCCTTACCGAGGGCCGTGGCGGTGGCCTGTCCCACCACGGTCACCAAGGGCGTGTCGAGGGTAAACGTGCCCGCCGCCGGGCTGAGGAGCTGCCGAGGCGCATGGCGAGCAGGGTCAGCAGGATCAGCAGGCCCTGGGTCAGCAGGCCCTGGGTCAGCTGGGTCGCTCGAACCGGTCATGCTTCAATCGTAGGCGCGACCACCGACACTAGGCTTAACCGGACATGACGCGAATAATCTCCGGGTTTGCCGGCTCCCTCACCCTGACCGTGCCCAAGTCCGGCACGCGCCCCACAAGCGACCGCGTTCGGGAGGCGATCTTCTCAGCCCTCGACGCCCGCGACGCCCTCGGCGGCATGCGCGTACTCGACCTGTATGCAGGGTCGGGTGCCCTCGGCCTCGAGGCCGCCAGCCGCGGAGCACGCGTGGTCACACTCGTGGAAAACGCCTTCGCTGCGGCCCAGATGTGCCGCAAGAACGCCGAAGCGGTGCAGCGCTCGGCCCCCAAGGGCACCGACCTCAAGATTCGGGTCACGGCCCAGGCCGTGCAGTCCTTTCTCGCTGCCACGCCAGACGGATTCGACGTGGTCTTCATCGACCCGCCCTACGACCTCGGCGAAACCGAACTCACCGCCAGCCTCGCGGCCCTCGCGCCCCTGCTCGCCGATGATGCACTGATCATCGTGGAGCGCAGTTCGCGCTCCCCCGAACCCCACTGGGGAACAGCGCTCGAACTCGAGCGCCGCAAGGACTACGGCGACACGACGGTCTGGTACGCCGGCACCACCCCGGCCTGAGCCGTACCTCCCGCCAGTCAGCCGACGGAGCCGTCCCAGCCGCGATACGGGTCCCAGCCACCCTGCGCATGCGGCTCACCATCGACCGACACCGACCCGGCATCCGCTGTGACCAACCCGAGCGCCCGGAAGCCTTCGGGAAGGACAGCCTCTGGCGGGAAGGTCGCCAGCAGACCGTGGTCTTCCCCGCCGCCCAGCGCCACGTCGATCCGCTCGCCGAGCGCGGTCGAACGAAAGTCGATGCCCACGCCGCTCGCCCGGGCGATACGCCCGGCGTCCAGGGCGAGGCCGTCTGACACATCGAGCATTGCCGTGGCCCCGGCCAGGGCTGCGGCCGGACCGCACTCAAGCGGCGGCACTGGCCTCAACTGGGCCGCGACCGCGTCGGGGTGCTGCGCCCTGAGTGCCGCAGCCCGACCCGCATCCGGAACTCCCTCGGCGTCGACGCCGAGCCTGAACAGCAGTTCGAGGCCGAGCCCCGCTTCTCCGAGCCGCCCCGCGAGCGCCACAACGTCTCCCACGCGCGCGCCGGAGCGTGTCACGGGCTCGCGCCCCTCGAGATCGCCGAAGGCCGTGACAGCGAGCGTCAGGGCATCCGAGGCCGACAGATCGCCGCCGACAACGCCGCAGCCGGGGGCAAGCGCCTCGCAGCATTCGCGCAAGCCGTCGGCGATGCCTTCCAACACCGACACGGGCGTTGACGGAGGAGCGGCGATCGCCACCACCAGCGCGGTCCCACGTGCCCCCATCGCCGCGACATCCGACAGGTTCGTGGCTGCCGCCTTCCAGCCCAGGTCGTTGGGCGTCGACCAGGCCAGACGAAAGTCCGGGCCCTGAATCATCATGTCGGTCGTCACGACGAATCGCCCATCGGGCGCCGCGAGCACGGCGGCATCATCCCCGGGGCCGAGAAGCTGAGCCGACGAGGTGGGAAGCCGGGGGAAGATTCGCTCGAGTACGGCGATTTCGCTCACATCGTTGAGCGTTTCGGGAGAACGGGCGCTCGCGTCGGCAGGAGTCTTCATGCTTCAAACGGTAGCCTGAAGTTGATGAATCCCCGATCCTTGGCACTGCGCTCCGCCGCCGCCGCTTCAGTTCTGCTCGGCACGCTCCTGCTTTCTGGTTGCGCCCCCGCTGTTCCGCTCGAACCCGCCGCCGATGCCACCAACCCCGCCTGCGCCGACGTGATCGTGCACCTGCCCGAATCCATCGCGGACCAGCCTTCCCGCGAGACGAACGCGCAGGCAACCGGAGCGTGGGGTGACCCGGCCGCGGTGCTGCTGCACTGCGGGGTCACCGTGCCCGGCCCCACCACGCTGCCGTGCCTGAACATCAACGGCATCGACTGGATCGAGGACGACTCCGACGCGCCTCGCTACCGCTACACGACCTACGGCCGGGATCCCGCGATCGAGATCGTCATCGACTCGGAGAAGGTCAGTGGTACAACCGCTCTCGTGGATATCGCGAGCGCCGTCTCCGGCGTACCCGCCACCTCCCAGTGCCTCGGCGCCGAAGACATTCCGCTTCCCACCGACGCCCCGTAGTCGTTCGCTAGGAGCCGTGACGGGCGTGCGCGAGCGCCACGTCGATGAGCTCGTCGATGAGCTCCGGGTAGCTGAAGCCGCTCGCGAGCCAGCAGCTCGGGAACATCGAGATGGGCGTGAACCCCGGCATGGTGTTTATCTCGTTGATCACCCAGCCGTGAGCCGTGAGAAAGAAATCCACCCGGGCGAGGCCGGCGCCGCCGATCGAGTCGAACGCGTGAATCGCCAGACGGCGCATCACCGCGAGCTCCGCATCGCCGAGGACGGCCGGGCACACGAGGTCGATGCCGGGCGCGCCCAGGTACTTGGCCTCGAAATCATAGAATTCGCGTCCGGTGACCACGACTTCACCGGCAACGGATGCTCGTGCCGACTCCCCCGGACGCCCCTGCAACACCGCCACCTCAAGTTCACGGCCAACGAGCTCGGCCTCGATGAGCACCTTGCTGTCTTCCGCAAGGGCCACGGCCATCGCCTCGGCCAGTTGGTCAGCACTGGACACCTTGCTGACGCCCACGCTCGAACCTGCGCGTGCAGGCTTCACGAAGACCGGAGCGCCGAGCTCTTCAAGCGCGGCGTAGGCCATGCCAGGGGCTTCTGCCCACTCATCCGCTGTCATCGTGCGCCAGGGCGCCACCGGCAGTGACGCCTGCTGGAAGACGGTCTTGGTGAAGTGTTTGTCCATGCCCAGCGACGAGGCGAGTACTCCCGACCCCACATAGGGCAGGCCGATAAGTTCGAGCATGCCCTGAATCGTGCCGTCTTCACCGAACGGCCCGTGCAGGATGGGAAAGACCAGGTCGACGGCGCCCAAGTAACGGGTGCCGAGGGCATCCGTCACCGTCAGCTCGCGGGTGTCCGTGCTGTCCGGCCAACGGACGCGGCTGCCGTTGTCGGCGACAGCGGGCAGCGCCTGGGCATCGAGGGCGAACTTCGCCGGGTCGTCGTCTTCGAGTACGAATGCACCGGAGCGCGTGATGCCCACAGGGATGACGTTGTAGCGTTCCCGGTCAATCGCGCCGAGAACTCCGCCCGCCGTCGCGCAGCTGATCGAATGTTCGCTTGAACGCCCCCCAAAGAGCAGCACTACCGTGAGCTTGTCCATCGTCAATCGTCCTTTCGCCCTGCGGTTCGCTGGAGTCGGTGGTGAGGTGAGGCGCAATGTCACGCGGATTCAGCGTGCCGTCGAGAACCTGGCGAACCTGTTCGACGATCGGCATGGCGACGCCCTTGGCACGCGCCAGCTCCAGGATCGGCTTCACAGATGCGAGACCCTCTGTGGTCTGCTGCATCTGCTTCACGACGTCGTGGATGCTGTAGCCCTGTCCGAGCAGTCGACCGGCCGTATTATTGCGGGACAGTGGTGACTGGCAGGTGGCGATAAGGTCGCCCAGGCCTGCCAAGCCGGCCAGTGTCTCGGGGTGGGCACCAAACGCCACCGCGAAGTCGGTCATCTCCACGAGGCCGCGGGTGATGATCGATGCTTTGGTGTTTTCGCCGAAACCGACCCCGTCGACGATCCCGATAGCCACGGCGATGAGGTTCTTCAACACGCCGCCGAATTCGGTGCCGATCACGTCGGTGTTCACGTACGACCGGAAATATCGGTTCGTGGCGAGCTTGGCAACAGCCTGAGCCGTTTCGAGGCTGCTCGACGAGACAACCGCCCCCGTGGGCTGTTCCTTCGCTATTTCAAGCGCGAGGTTCGGCCCGGAAATCGCGGCGATGCGTTCGGGGGAAATAGGCAGCACCTGTTCGATGACAGTGCTCATACGCATCCCGGTGGAACGCTCGACGCCCTTCATGAGCGACACTATCGTCACGTTCGGCGCCAGATAGGGTTCGGCCGCGATCAGGTTTTCCCGCAGGGACTGACTCGGTACCGACACGAAAACGTACTCCGCCCCGGCGAGGGCCAGGTCGAGCCGCGACGTGGCCCGCAGGCCGACGGGCAGGTTCACTCCCGGCAGGTAATCGCTGTTGCGGCGCGCCTCCGAGATCTCGCGGGCCAGTTCGGGGCGACGTGCCCAGAGCACAACGTCGGCGCCGCCGTCCACAAGAATCTTGGCGAAGGTGGTGCCCCAACTACCGGCTCCGAGTACGGCAACGCGGGTGCCGGGCACGATCTTAGGCTTCAAAACGACCGGTCTCTTTCTGATTGTGTTCCGCAGGGTTCCAGCGTTTGACCGGTGCCTTCTCGGCTCGCAGATCTTCGAGCAGACCGGTGATGGCTTCCATCACCACGGCAGTTGCTTCGTTGAGCGTGGCCGTGTCGAGGCTGCGTCCCCGGAAGGCACTGAGGTCCACCGGGTCGCCTATTTTTACAGAGATGGTCTTGCGGGGGAAGAAGCTGATCTTCTTTGAGTAGCGTTCCATGACGTGCTGGGTACCCCAGTGAGCCGCGGGCACGATGGGGATGTCCTGCTCGAGTGCGATGCGCACCGCGCCGGTCTTGCCCCGCATAGGCCACATGTCGGGGTCACGCGTGAGCGTGCCCTCCGGGTAGACGACGACCATCTGCCCGCGCTCCACAAGAAGTTGGGCGGCCTTGACCGGTCCGCTTCCGCGGACAGAACCGCCCCGCTGCACGGGAATCTGGCCGGAGCGGCGCAGAACGGCACCCACGATCGGAATCTCGAAAACTGATGCCTTGGCCAGGAACCGAGGCAGGCGACCGAGCTTCCAGGACACGACTCCCATCACCACGGGGTCGATCTCGCTGTAGTGGTTCGGCGCGAGCACGAACGCCCCGGTGCGAGGAAACTTGTCGGCGTCCACGATGCGAAACCGCGCTGCCAGGTTCATGACCGGCAACAGGATGGCGGCAAGAATCCAGAACGCCGAGGGCCGGCTCTTCTCCGAACGGAAATGCCTCGGCGGGTTCGCGGAATTCGAATGATTCTCTTCTGGACTTTTTTGGTCTGACACAGACCCATTATCCTTCGAGATCGAAGTCCGCCCCCAAAAGCCGCAGTTTGGTGATGAAATTCTCGTAACCACGGCTGATGATTCCCACGTTGCTGACTGTCGACGTGCCCTCGGCACTCAACGCAGCGATGAGGTGGCTGAAGCCGCCGCGCAGGTCGGGAACGACAATGTCGGCCCCGTGCAGCTTGGTCGGGCCCGTGATCACGGCCGAGTGATTGAAGTTGCGCTGGCCAAAACGGCAGGGGTGCCCGCCGAGGCACTCGCGGTGGATCTGGATGGTCGCGCCCATCTCCACGAGAGCGTCTACGAAGCCGAAGCGCTGCTCATAGACCGTCTCGTGCACGATCGATGTTCCGTGCGCCTTCGTGAGGGCGATGACGAGAGGCTGCTGCCAGTCCGTCATGAAGCCGGGGTGCACATCCGTTTCGATGATCACGGGCTTGAGGTCGCCGCCGGGGTGGTAGAAGCGGATGCCGTCGTCGTGGATCTCGAATGCCCCACCGACCTTGCGGAAGACGTTGAGGAAGGTGAGCATCTCGGACTGGCGCGCGCCGCCGACGAAAATGTCGCCGTCGGTGGCGAGGGCCGCAGCGGCCCAGCTGGCTGCCTCGTTGCGGTCGAACAGCGCGCGGTGACGGTAACCTTCGAGGCGCTCAACGCCTTCAATGCGGATGACACGGTCGGTGTCGACCGTGATGATCGCACCCATCTTCTGCAGGATATTGATGAGATCCATGATCTCTGGCTCGATCGCGGCACCCTTGAGCTCTGTGATGCCCTCGGCCCGAACCGCGGTCAGCAACACCTGCTCCGTGGCTCCGACGCTCGGGTACGGGAGCTCGACCTTGGTGCCCTTGAGGCCGTTCGGCGCAGACATCCGAATGCCGTTGGGCTGCTTCTCCACGACGGCGCCGAACTTGCGCAGCACGTCCAGGTGGAAGTCGATCGGTCGGTCGCCGATTCGGCATCCGCCCAGGTCGGGGATGAAAGCCTCGCCGAGGCGGTGCAGCAGCGGCCCACAGAACAGGATCGGGATGCGCGAGGAGCCGGCGTGCGCGTCGATCGCGGCGAAGTGCGCGCTCTCCACGTCCACCGGGTCAAGGATCAGGTCGCCGGGCTCGTCGCCCTCTGTCACCTTCACGCCGTGAACCTCGAGCAGGCCGCGCACGATGCGCACGTCGCTGATGTTGGGCACATCCTGGAGCAGGCTCGGGGTCTCCCCGAGCAGGGCAGCGACCATGGCCTTCGTGACCAGGTTCTTGGCACCCTTGACCTCGATGCGACCCACCAGGGGGATACCGCCACGAATCGTGATCTTGTCGGCCGTCAGCCCCACGGCCGCGCCGTGATTCTGGGCGCTACCGCGATTCTGGTCGTCGGACGTCGGCTTCGCATCATTAGTCAGAGTGCTCAAGAATTACCTGCCTTGTGGAGAAAGTACGGGGAGAGTGCGGGGCAGCCACGTCTCCCGCTTCGATTCGAATTTTGCAATTCGCGCTTCGTCGCGCAGGGTCAGCCCGATGTCGTCAAGACCTTCGAGCAGCCGCCATCTAGTGTAATCATCGATCACAAACAAGACTGTGAGATCGCCGACACGCACCGTTTTTGAGACGAGGTCGACGGTGAGTTCGATTCCCGGATCTGCCTCGATCAGGTTCCACAGGGTCTCGGCATCCGCCTCGGTCACCTGTGCTGCGAGAAAGCCCTGCTTACCGGCATTTCCACGAAAGATGTCACCGAAACGAGGGCTCAGCACCACGTCGAAACCGAAATCCCGAAGTGCCCACACGGCGTGTTCACGCGAGGAACCGATACCGAAATCCGGCCCCGCTACGAGAACACGCCCGTTCTTATATTCCTTCTTATTGAGCACGAAATCGGGATCGGTGCGCCACGCGGCAAAGAGCGCGTCTTCAAATCCTGTGCGGGTGACCCGTTTGAGATAGACGGCCGGGATGATGGCGTCGGTG is a genomic window containing:
- the murA gene encoding UDP-N-acetylglucosamine 1-carboxyvinyltransferase, which encodes MGLTADKITIRGGIPLVGRIEVKGAKNLVTKAMVAALLGETPSLLQDVPNISDVRIVRGLLEVHGVKVTEGDEPGDLILDPVDVESAHFAAIDAHAGSSRIPILFCGPLLHRLGEAFIPDLGGCRIGDRPIDFHLDVLRKFGAVVEKQPNGIRMSAPNGLKGTKVELPYPSVGATEQVLLTAVRAEGITELKGAAIEPEIMDLINILQKMGAIITVDTDRVIRIEGVERLEGYRHRALFDRNEAASWAAAALATDGDIFVGGARQSEMLTFLNVFRKVGGAFEIHDDGIRFYHPGGDLKPVIIETDVHPGFMTDWQQPLVIALTKAHGTSIVHETVYEQRFGFVDALVEMGATIQIHRECLGGHPCRFGQRNFNHSAVITGPTKLHGADIVVPDLRGGFSHLIAALSAEGTSTVSNVGIISRGYENFITKLRLLGADFDLEG
- a CDS encoding NAD(P)H-dependent glycerol-3-phosphate dehydrogenase; this translates as MPGTRVAVLGAGSWGTTFAKILVDGGADVVLWARRPELAREISEARRNSDYLPGVNLPVGLRATSRLDLALAGAEYVFVSVPSQSLRENLIAAEPYLAPNVTIVSLMKGVERSTGMRMSTVIEQVLPISPERIAAISGPNLALEIAKEQPTGAVVSSSSLETAQAVAKLATNRYFRSYVNTDVIGTEFGGVLKNLIAVAIGIVDGVGFGENTKASIITRGLVEMTDFAVAFGAHPETLAGLAGLGDLIATCQSPLSRNNTAGRLLGQGYSIHDVVKQMQQTTEGLASVKPILELARAKGVAMPIVEQVRQVLDGTLNPRDIAPHLTTDSSEPQGERTIDDGQAHGSAALWGAFKRTFDQLRDGGRSSRRD
- a CDS encoding D-alanine--D-alanine ligase family protein, which gives rise to MDKLTVVLLFGGRSSEHSISCATAGGVLGAIDRERYNVIPVGITRSGAFVLEDDDPAKFALDAQALPAVADNGSRVRWPDSTDTRELTVTDALGTRYLGAVDLVFPILHGPFGEDGTIQGMLELIGLPYVGSGVLASSLGMDKHFTKTVFQQASLPVAPWRTMTADEWAEAPGMAYAALEELGAPVFVKPARAGSSVGVSKVSSADQLAEAMAVALAEDSKVLIEAELVGRELEVAVLQGRPGESARASVAGEVVVTGREFYDFEAKYLGAPGIDLVCPAVLGDAELAVMRRLAIHAFDSIGGAGLARVDFFLTAHGWVINEINTMPGFTPISMFPSCWLASGFSYPELIDELIDVALAHARHGS
- the rsmD gene encoding 16S rRNA (guanine(966)-N(2))-methyltransferase RsmD, which produces MTRIISGFAGSLTLTVPKSGTRPTSDRVREAIFSALDARDALGGMRVLDLYAGSGALGLEAASRGARVVTLVENAFAAAQMCRKNAEAVQRSAPKGTDLKIRVTAQAVQSFLAATPDGFDVVFIDPPYDLGETELTASLAALAPLLADDALIIVERSSRSPEPHWGTALELERRKDYGDTTVWYAGTTPA
- the thiL gene encoding thiamine-phosphate kinase — encoded protein: MKTPADASARSPETLNDVSEIAVLERIFPRLPTSSAQLLGPGDDAAVLAAPDGRFVVTTDMMIQGPDFRLAWSTPNDLGWKAAATNLSDVAAMGARGTALVVAIAAPPSTPVSVLEGIADGLRECCEALAPGCGVVGGDLSASDALTLAVTAFGDLEGREPVTRSGARVGDVVALAGRLGEAGLGLELLFRLGVDAEGVPDAGRAAALRAQHPDAVAAQLRPVPPLECGPAAALAGATAMLDVSDGLALDAGRIARASGVGIDFRSTALGERIDVALGGGEDHGLLATFPPEAVLPEGFRALGLVTADAGSVSVDGEPHAQGGWDPYRGWDGSVG
- a CDS encoding DUF3515 domain-containing protein: MNPRSLALRSAAAASVLLGTLLLSGCAPAVPLEPAADATNPACADVIVHLPESIADQPSRETNAQATGAWGDPAAVLLHCGVTVPGPTTLPCLNINGIDWIEDDSDAPRYRYTTYGRDPAIEIVIDSEKVSGTTALVDIASAVSGVPATSQCLGAEDIPLPTDAP
- a CDS encoding ATP-dependent DNA helicase RecG; translation: MTGSSDPADPGPADPGPADPADPARHAPRQLLSPAAGTFTLDTPLVTVVGQATATALGKAFGMANVADLLGHYPRRYAQRGELAPLSELPLNEHVTIVAEVLASSQSPMKGRPGWIVSAKISDGRGILALTFFGKRRMDWRLTDLRPGVRGIFAGRVTNYKGTLQLAHPDYRTFEAEIEAAEAAEVDPKARRMLREVVPIYPATASVSSMTIEASVELALQGLGDVPDPVPEELRVEQGLLAHRDALVLIHHPEDNEQWRGAQATLRFTEAWVLQAALAQKHSLAREQLTTPRVPAPGGFLERFDAALPFVLTVDQEITAAEIAFDMGQPNPMNRLLQGEVGSGKTVVAVRAMLAVADSGGQAALLAPTEVLAGQHVRSIVAMLGPDLAAELMPTLLTGKLSAAEKRKALLRVVSGHSRIVIGTHALLSDNVTFFDLGLIVIDEQHRFGVDQRETLRLKGDLPPHVLVLTATPIPRTIAMTVFGDLSVSTIKILPTGRQPIQTVVVPLDEHPEWFWEVWKRLAVELALGRQGFVVCPAIAPKEPEEEEPGAAPAPPPETSAKPLIDVETTLANLRQLPGLSTYRLEALHGRMTSEEKDLTMRAFAAGEIDVLVATTVIEVGVDVPNASAMVVLDADRFGVSQLHQLRGRVGRGGIPGLCVLVTNAALGSTARERIDAVQGTLDGFVLADLDLRLRQEGDVLGDLQSGGMSSLRLLRVAVDGEIIAAARAAAFSLVTGDPGLRTQPALREAVRRRLDESERTWLSKS
- the leuD gene encoding 3-isopropylmalate dehydratase small subunit, with protein sequence MEKFTTVTGVAVPLRRSNVDTDAIIPAVYLKRVTRTGFEDALFAAWRTDPDFVLNKKEYKNGRVLVAGPDFGIGSSREHAVWALRDFGFDVVLSPRFGDIFRGNAGKQGFLAAQVTEADAETLWNLIEADPGIELTVDLVSKTVRVGDLTVLFVIDDYTRWRLLEGLDDIGLTLRDEARIAKFESKRETWLPRTLPVLSPQGR
- a CDS encoding lysophospholipid acyltransferase family protein, producing MSDQKSPEENHSNSANPPRHFRSEKSRPSAFWILAAILLPVMNLAARFRIVDADKFPRTGAFVLAPNHYSEIDPVVMGVVSWKLGRLPRFLAKASVFEIPIVGAVLRRSGQIPVQRGGSVRGSGPVKAAQLLVERGQMVVVYPEGTLTRDPDMWPMRGKTGAVRIALEQDIPIVPAAHWGTQHVMERYSKKISFFPRKTISVKIGDPVDLSAFRGRSLDTATLNEATAVVMEAITGLLEDLRAEKAPVKRWNPAEHNQKETGRFEA